GCATATTCTTTGCTTCTTTTGTGAACTTGACAATCAAAATACTTTGAAGGTTGAACAAATAAGGAAAAATTTGTAGCATCCTGTATAATCAAAGTTCATTTGGCACTTTGCTTATAAGCATCATTTATAATCAAAGTTCTCCACTTCATCCACTGTGAGATAAAATTAAAGGTCCACCTGCAATAATTTTTGGATTAATCCATTTTTAAGTTATTAAactactatatttttaattattcgttttttaaaactaaattctATTCTTTTCTGATCCTTCAACTTAGCAAAAATGTATTTTTCAAGttcctaaataaaaaaaacaacggCGTTTTATTATATTCTAAAATGCAAATTTTTATCCTAAACAGCATCGTTTTTGTCATTCAGGTACTTGAACATGAGTTTTTGCTAATTTGAAGGAtcggataagaataaaattttgtttaataacaaaataatcaaaaatggTACAATTTAAAGATCTTAAAATGAGTTATTCCATAAGTTTTCCATATTTCAACAATTTTTCCAACATCATAGCCAAACACGAGACCACCAAAAGCTGTATAAATACGACAACAACGAGAAAAATTTGCTGAAAAGTGTAAATAACAATTTGTTAAAAAGCAATAACCAATTAGACTGGGAATATaaagaaacgtttaaaaaacaaTGCAAATACTCTATTACACTAAAAAACCAAGTTGAAAAGTTAGATGCTTTGAAGCATAACATCAAACAGTTCATATACAGACCAAGATTTGTTTCAAACACTTCTCTAAATTagattcttattttcttttctttcagagTTGCTTTGGCGTGAGGAGTTTTAGGCTTTAGAAATGATCAAATGAAGATGATCAACATAGATCGGAGAGGAAGAAGAATAGAAAGGAAAAGCTATAACAAAACCCCAAATGTCAATGTTCTAATGTCTGTGTGGATTTTGTTTTACACATTTTTGAGTTTGTCAATAACTCGAAAATGTTGGATTTACCTCTTCAGGGCAGATTATTTACTTGGCAAAATTCTCATTCCAGATCCTGcattgacaaatttttaatttctacGGTTGCAAGAGTTTTCTTCTGTCTAAGTGGAAAGCAATATCTATTCTGAGCCTAACAGCATCAGATTTCACATAAGGAATTTCTTTAAATCTCTTTATAGTCAGCATGAGTGTGTGTTGTTTGATCTCTCCAGGTTGGGTTTTAACCGTATTTCTGAGGTGCAGGCATAGTCGTAGATGGTTCCTTTTTCTGAGTCTGAAAGTTTTGCTGCTCTTTTTCTTATGGTGAAAGAAAGGCTCAAGGTCCGGACAGGTTTAATTTCTATTTCTATAGGAGTGCTTGGTTCTTTATGAAGACTGCTTTCCTGGAATTTTTTTGCAAACTTCCATATGTCTAATTTCTTAACTAAAGGTATTAACTCTTCCTTTATGGTTCTTGTTCCGAAGGTGACGGGGTCGGACAATATTAAAGATTACAAGCCTATCAGCTTGGTAAATGGGGTTTTCAAGCTCCTCTTGAAGACTCTTTCACTGATATTAGCTCCTCTATTCAGTCAGGTGGTTTCAGATTGTCTGTATGCTTTCCTGAAAGGTTGGAGTACTCTTGAGTATTCTATGATTGCTAATAAGCTTGTCCATTTGGCAATAAGGCGAAAGAAGAAATTTATGGTTCTTAAACTTGATTTCCACAAGGAATTTGACATCATTGACTGGAACTATTTGCTTTCTATTTTGCTTTGCATAAATTTTCCAGTCAAATGGATAGAGGTGAAACAGGTGTGTTTGTCTACCACAACTACCTCTATTCTGGTGAATGGAATCCAGTGGAACCGATTTTTTTTAGGAAAGGGGTTCATCAAAGGGACCCTATTTCGCCTTATCTATTTGTTATTGTTGCGGAGGGGTTAAAAATCATTCTCGATATATCATATGAAATAGGGCTTATTAGAGGGTATTATTTTGCAGAGAATCATGACTCGATCTCTCGGCTTCAGTTTGTGTTGGTAAAAATCTGCAAGTGTACGGAATCGACAAGTAatatagactgtgaagtccggatatcgtacccacatgaaaaattactaaataCACCCAGCTAAAACACCCAATTTGAATAGTCAAAAAGATAATTTGTTggattaattaaactaaaagattgaaataacaattaaaatagaaattctTAAAGCTGaaataaaattagggtttaaacAATAGTAGAGAAGATCAGGGATTACTAATTTTCATTATGCTGTCAATCTCATGGGCTATAGATTATGTTGTCGAATTACGGTTCAGGCTATTCTAAAGCACTTATAGCTCTCTCTCAAGTCGCTGCAGATAAAAACAAGCAATTAATCAAAGAAAATGCAATTACTCACTCTCGAGttataattaacctaattaattaaataagtgaTGTTTGTAAAGCGAACCTAAAGAACACGTGATTGTTAACTCACTCTCTTGTTATTAACTCCTACGTTGTTAATTAAGCGGTCTATTTCAATTCAACTCTCTCAAGTTTCAATTAAAACACAAGTCTCTACTCCACCGTGCATTTTCTTATGTCCTTGGGATGATTTCTTGAACATTTGGCACGATGTGCAAGGTCTTGGCACGACGTGCTAACATCATTTTCTCTTCGAAAAGATTTGAAACTCATCGTGACACTtacaatttttcaaataaatccaCATTGCTCCATTAAGCTATGAAAACCATCGGTTTCAATGCACACCTGAAAATCTTGCACACCACAATAAGCACTAAACAAGTTCGAATTAAATGAAAAACACGCAATAAACACACTAAAAAGTCCACaaaaataggagtatttctactcttATCAGTTTGCGGATGATTCTTTATTATATCTTCCTTATGATTTGGAGCAATGAAAGAACTTAACTCGGATCCTGCATTATTATGAGCTTGTCTCTGACTTGactattaattttcataaaaactcTATTATGAGAATTAATGTTAGTGAGTCTGAATTATTATTAACTACCCAGACTGTGGGTTGTAAATCGACTGTTTTCTGATTAAATATTTGGGGATTCCACTAGTTACCCAAAAACTTTCTTCTGAGTTTGGGATCATATGGTTGAGCGATTTAAATCTTGTTTGACTTTATAGAAGGGGTCTTTACTTTTTCTTACAGGAAGGTTAGTCCTTATTAAGGTTGTTTTGTTCAATGTTCCAGTTTATTTCATGTCTCTCTATTATATGCCGAGTGGGGTTTGGAAGCAGTTGGAGTCATACATGAAGTGTTTTCTCTTGAAGGGTGATATCTCTTCTCGTGTGCTTTGTAAGATTTCCTAGAAGACTTACCAAGATTTTGATAAGGGAGGTTTGGATATCGCTAATCTGCAGGTTGGAAACTAAAGCCTATTATTTTAATGGATTTGGGAGTTGATACCGAATAATAGAGATTCGCTTTGGTTCAATGTTAGTTCAAGTTGCTCCTCGGTAGATGGTTGGGAATGTCTCATTAATGGCGATAGTA
This window of the Mercurialis annua linkage group LG5, ddMerAnnu1.2, whole genome shotgun sequence genome carries:
- the LOC126681465 gene encoding uncharacterized protein LOC126681465: MVPFSESESFAALFLMVKERLKVRTGINSSFMVLVPKVTGSDNIKDYKPISLVNGVFKLLLKTLSLILAPLFSQVVSDCLYAFLKGWSTLEYSMIANKLVHLAIRRKKKFMVLKLDFHKEFDIIDWNYLLSILLCINFPVKWIEVKQEAVGVNEAFTKVSANLHGSTAVSYGLGVPDFTVREGDRAFSYAGLVPIEREGNGIARAGHRAGPKAVGHTNTENRVRAERFARFESVKQ